GACCACCCATCGCAGATCGTCTTAACGGAATCGGATTATGAGAAACGGCTGGCTTTGTCCACGCCAATGGATCATCGCCTTAGGGCGGATTTGCTAGGTCGAGTCGTTCTCTTCATCGGGTACAGTTTCCGCGACCCGAACGTGTCATATTTGTTTCGGCTTTTCACGGATCAACATTGGGAGCAGCCCAATTCCTTGGGTGGGGACAGGGCATACATCGCAGTCTCAGATCCGTCAGACTTTGAGTATGAGTTGTTCGAGGCGCGACGAATAAGGGTGATTCCGATCAGCGGGAAAAACCGTACAGAAGAGATGGCCCAGTTGCTAAATGAGATGAGGAGTTAATCCCATGGCGAGTCCTATTACGGTCGTGTACGTGACGACCTCCAATTTCAAGGAAGAAGAGTGCAAGCTCATCGTCGAACATTGCACGCTACCCAGCGGATCGCCGGTGAAGGGCAATTTCGAGTTCGATTTTCGAAAGGAGCCCATTCCTGAGACGCTGGAAGTCAACATCGAGCAGATGGTCCGCGCTGAGGTCCGCGCCGCCTACTCCAAATTCCGAATCCCCTGCATCGTTGAACATGCAGGGTTAATCTTCGAGAATTATAGGGCAGTTTGGTACCCGGGGGGGCTGACGAAGCCGATGTGGAACACACTCGGTCAAGACTTCGTGAAAGAAACTGCTTCTGCCAATCGGCCGGCAACAGCCCGCGCTGTGATTGCTTACTGCGATGGAATGAATACGCGTACCTTTACGGGGGAGACGACGGGAAAGATCGCGGATGGGCCGAGGGGCAGCCGAACTTTTTACTGGGACACGGTATTTGTACCAGATGATCCTGACGGGACTCTTGGGACAAAGACGTACGCCGAAATCAATGACGACCCCGCCTTAGGTCTCCGATACAAAGTCACAAAACTGTCGCAGTCCACTAAGGCGATGCTGGGGCTTCTCAGCTACCTCGAGACTCACTCCGTTGGGGCTCTGTGGCGCCAATAGATATCAGAAATTTTTAGACAGGAAGAGATACTCTGCGACACTTCCCCGACCTTCCACCGAGCCGCTGACCATGCTGTTACGGTGAACGATCCGGGCGGTGAAATCGCTATATAATTTCCTGACGGGTTCGTGGCGCGCATTGCTCACGATAACACGAGCCCC
This genomic window from Tepidisphaeraceae bacterium contains:
- a CDS encoding non-canonical purine NTP pyrophosphatase; the protein is MASPITVVYVTTSNFKEEECKLIVEHCTLPSGSPVKGNFEFDFRKEPIPETLEVNIEQMVRAEVRAAYSKFRIPCIVEHAGLIFENYRAVWYPGGLTKPMWNTLGQDFVKETASANRPATARAVIAYCDGMNTRTFTGETTGKIADGPRGSRTFYWDTVFVPDDPDGTLGTKTYAEINDDPALGLRYKVTKLSQSTKAMLGLLSYLETHSVGALWRQ